One Streptomyces hundungensis DNA segment encodes these proteins:
- a CDS encoding WhiB family transcriptional regulator → MLHPPHHSLQVAAVPPQRGPAREDQAGPWHAEAVCRRDEAGLFFAPSKEPTAARLSREEAAKRVCARCPVMVECREHALLMPEPYGVWGGLTAAERRVVIARRRRREIELKKSASAA, encoded by the coding sequence GTGCTGCATCCGCCGCATCATTCCTTGCAGGTCGCCGCCGTTCCGCCGCAGCGTGGTCCAGCCCGGGAGGACCAGGCGGGCCCGTGGCACGCGGAGGCGGTCTGCCGCCGGGACGAGGCGGGCCTGTTCTTCGCCCCCTCCAAGGAACCGACGGCCGCCCGGCTCTCCCGCGAGGAGGCCGCCAAGCGGGTCTGCGCCCGGTGTCCGGTGATGGTGGAGTGCCGCGAGCACGCCCTGCTGATGCCCGAGCCGTACGGGGTGTGGGGCGGCCTGACCGCCGCCGAACGCCGGGTGGTGATCGCCCGCCGCCGTCGTCGCGAGATCGAGCTGAAGAAGTCCGCGTCCGCCGCATAG
- a CDS encoding DUF1707 SHOCT-like domain-containing protein: protein MDLEKHAQPAPAEPAKAAPAPPAELPALRASDADRDRIADILRDALAEGRLDATEHSERIDAVYRAKTVAELEPLVKDLPVHGDRPRPAAAAGPRETLETDTPVDAENMIAVFSSSTRKGRWRVGRRTNAFALFGNVEIDLTEALFEQRLTVINATAIFGNVEVRVPENLSLRGSGTGIFGNFEVHTLEAGDPEAPVVVVNGYSVFGNIEAKPKRGKLIADLHGRLRKHLGS, encoded by the coding sequence GTGGACCTCGAAAAGCACGCTCAGCCGGCCCCCGCGGAGCCCGCCAAGGCCGCTCCCGCCCCGCCCGCCGAGCTCCCCGCGCTGCGGGCCTCCGACGCCGACCGGGACCGGATCGCCGACATCCTGCGCGACGCGCTGGCCGAGGGCCGGCTCGACGCCACGGAGCACTCCGAGCGCATCGACGCGGTCTACCGGGCCAAGACCGTCGCCGAACTGGAGCCCCTGGTCAAGGACTTGCCCGTGCACGGGGACCGGCCCCGCCCGGCGGCCGCCGCCGGGCCGCGCGAGACGCTGGAGACGGACACGCCCGTCGACGCCGAGAACATGATCGCGGTGTTCTCCAGCTCCACCCGCAAGGGCCGCTGGCGGGTCGGCCGGCGCACCAATGCCTTCGCCCTGTTCGGGAATGTGGAGATCGACCTCACCGAAGCGCTCTTCGAACAGCGTCTGACGGTCATCAACGCCACCGCGATTTTCGGAAATGTGGAGGTGCGGGTCCCGGAGAATCTGAGCCTGCGCGGCAGCGGCACCGGAATCTTCGGCAACTTCGAGGTGCACACCCTGGAGGCCGGCGATCCCGAGGCCCCGGTCGTCGTCGTCAATGGTTATTCCGTCTTCGGCAACATCGAGGCGAAGCCGAAGCGGGGCAAGCTCATCGCCGATCTCCACGGCCGGCTCCGCAAGCACCTGGGCTCCTGA